The DNA segment TTTCACGTAATCCCCTTTTGGTTTTGTTGCGCTTATTCCTCGCTCCAGTCTAGCATGAGAACCTTGACTGTTTCCCCTTGTTCGACCGCATCAACGTCCTCGGGGACGATCACCAGTCCGTTGGCGCGGGACATTGAGGTGAGGATTCCAGAGCCCTGGGGACCAACGATGCGGGCAAGGTAGCGATCGCCCTCACGGCTCACCGTTGCCCGGGCGAAGATACGGCGACCATCGGTGTTTCTAATCCGTCCATCGAGGGTCGCTTCGATGGTGGGCTTAGAGAAATTCTTTTTTCCCATCATCTTGAGGATGGCGGGTCGGGCGAAAAGCTCGAAGGTGATCATGGAACTCACCGGATTTCCTGGCAGACCCAGGTGTGGTATGCCCTTGATCGTGCCGAAGGCCAAGGGTTTACCCGGTTTCATCCTCACCGTCCAGAAGGATATCTCTCCCTGCTCTGCCAGTACATCCTTCACCACGTCGTAATTTCCCATGGAGACCCCTCCCGAGGTGAGAAGCATATCTGCGGATAGGGCCCCTTTTAGCTTGTCCGTGATATCCTTAATCTGATCCCTGCCGATGCCTATAATCTGTGGGAGTCCCCCATAGCGCAGTACCTGTGCCGCAATGCTGAAGCTATTGCTGTTATAGATTTTACCCTGGGGGAGAGGCTTACCCAGGGCGACTAGTTCGTCGCCGGTGGCGAGGATGGCGACCAATGGGCGGCGAATCACACGAGCGGTTTCCTTCCCTAATGAGGCGAGCACCCCGACCTCTGCGGGGCGAAGGACTGTCCCCTTTGTTAATACCAACTGTCCGCGAGCGATATCCTCGCTGGAGCGACGTACGTTTTGTCCCTTTGTTACCTGGTGGAGTATGCCGATTTGAAATGGCGGGCGCTCACGGCGAAGCGCCTCATCGGTGTCCTCGAATTGCACCACGCTATCAGCGCCACGGGGGATTGGCGCCCCGGTCATGATGCGCAGGGCGCTGAGCGCCCCAACCTCCTCTTTTGCTATATCGCCAGCCTTGACCTCGCCGATGACATTGAGATAGACCGGCGACGAGGTGGAAGCGCCAGTCGCATCTTCCGCCCTTATGGCATAGCCATCCATGGCGGAATTGTCCGCCGGGGGAATATCGATACTGGAAATTACCTCCTCATCGAGCACCTGCCCCAGGCACTGGAGGATGGGCTTTTCCTCACCGTCCAGTACACTGACATAACTGAGGACCCTTTCCAGGGCTTCTTCCACGCTGATCATGGGTTTTCTCTTCCAATGAGTGCTTGTGCCCGCTCCAGATCGGCTTCGGAGTTGATGTTGAAAAAGCTCAGGTGACGGGGATCGAACCTATCGATCTCCACGCTTTCGACATAGCGCACTCTCACTGCGGGGAAGAAATCAGTGATTCTGAACTTACCTTCACCAAGCGTGGCTTCAATGGGCG comes from the Dehalococcoidia bacterium genome and includes:
- the glp gene encoding gephyrin-like molybdotransferase Glp yields the protein MISVEEALERVLSYVSVLDGEEKPILQCLGQVLDEEVISSIDIPPADNSAMDGYAIRAEDATGASTSSPVYLNVIGEVKAGDIAKEEVGALSALRIMTGAPIPRGADSVVQFEDTDEALRRERPPFQIGILHQVTKGQNVRRSSEDIARGQLVLTKGTVLRPAEVGVLASLGKETARVIRRPLVAILATGDELVALGKPLPQGKIYNSNSFSIAAQVLRYGGLPQIIGIGRDQIKDITDKLKGALSADMLLTSGGVSMGNYDVVKDVLAEQGEISFWTVRMKPGKPLAFGTIKGIPHLGLPGNPVSSMITFELFARPAILKMMGKKNFSKPTIEATLDGRIRNTDGRRIFARATVSREGDRYLARIVGPQGSGILTSMSRANGLVIVPEDVDAVEQGETVKVLMLDWSEE